The following coding sequences are from one Fibrobacter sp. window:
- a CDS encoding PLDc_N domain-containing protein codes for MKRKMHWNEFSPVQKKGIIFLAALQIILLASALIDIARRPSSGIKGRKLKWVLISFIDFAGPVSYFLFGRKSPEEPGKVA; via the coding sequence ATGAAGAGGAAAATGCACTGGAATGAGTTCAGTCCTGTACAGAAAAAAGGAATAATCTTTTTAGCTGCACTGCAGATCATTCTCCTTGCCAGCGCTCTTATCGACATTGCAAGAAGGCCCTCTTCCGGAATAAAAGGCAGGAAGCTTAAGTGGGTACTGATCTCTTTTATCGATTTTGCAGGACCTGTTTCCTATTTCCTTTTCGGCAGGAAAAGTCCTGAGGAGCCCGGGAAGGTTGCCTGA